A window from Planococcus maritimus encodes these proteins:
- a CDS encoding GNAT family N-acetyltransferase, whose translation MKNVILLPHKDEYCEEIFRLSSVPAIKDALGLPDGTLEDTIRFSRSVRQEEKSGKRVPRMILNEQNQLVGLTDLMFIDYAKNSCHIGTWIGEEYWGQGFNEASKIAILKIAFEELGLSRVFAGARTVNIRSQKAQEKLPFISLDVEAEFPEEHRALEDKEKQACVLHVFRKIDFEDYLKGLDAHA comes from the coding sequence ATGAAAAATGTAATATTATTACCGCACAAGGACGAATACTGCGAAGAAATTTTCCGATTGTCTTCCGTTCCAGCTATAAAGGATGCTTTAGGTTTGCCGGATGGGACACTTGAAGATACGATCCGTTTTAGCCGCTCGGTAAGACAAGAAGAAAAATCAGGAAAGAGAGTACCGCGGATGATTTTGAATGAACAAAATCAGCTGGTCGGCTTGACTGATTTGATGTTTATCGATTACGCGAAAAACTCCTGCCATATTGGAACGTGGATCGGCGAGGAATACTGGGGACAAGGGTTTAACGAAGCTTCGAAAATCGCCATATTGAAAATCGCTTTTGAAGAGTTGGGATTGTCGCGTGTCTTCGCAGGGGCTAGAACGGTCAATATCCGTTCTCAAAAAGCGCAGGAAAAACTGCCGTTTATCAGCTTAGATGTGGAAGCAGAATTCCCTGAAGAGCATCGGGCGCTTGAAGACAAGGAAAAACAAGCTTGTGTTTTGCATGTTTTTAGGAAAATAGATTTTGAAGATTATCTTAAGGGCCTCGATGCACATGCTTAA
- a CDS encoding ketoacyl-ACP synthase III: MSKSAARITAIGSYVPEKRLTNLDLEQLVETNDEWILQRTGIRERRIAGEHEFTSDIGVKAVQDLAQRYEKTCDDVDMIIACTMTPDFKTPSVAAMIQAKLNIPNAGAIDLNAACAGFSYGLQVANGLITSGLHKKILVIGAETFSKILDYTDRSTCILFGDGGGAVLVEYDADNPSFIESHMGTNGALANNLYCTDLAGEMFGDELEARNVVWQNGREVYKWAVNTVPKGVNTLMEKAGVTPEEVDWFVPHSANLRIIESICTRSGLALEKTIYSLEYYGNTSAGSIPLSLAEGVKDGRIKAGDQLLLYGFGGGLTHAGMLVKWSI, encoded by the coding sequence ATGAGCAAATCAGCAGCACGAATCACGGCCATCGGATCGTATGTACCCGAGAAGAGGCTGACGAATTTGGACTTGGAACAACTGGTCGAAACAAATGATGAGTGGATCCTCCAGCGCACCGGTATCCGTGAGCGCCGCATTGCAGGAGAACACGAATTTACGAGTGATATAGGTGTGAAAGCGGTACAAGATTTGGCACAACGCTATGAAAAAACCTGTGATGATGTCGACATGATCATTGCCTGCACCATGACGCCCGATTTCAAAACACCGAGCGTGGCCGCGATGATTCAAGCGAAACTGAATATCCCGAATGCCGGCGCGATTGATTTGAACGCGGCTTGTGCAGGATTTTCCTATGGCCTACAAGTAGCAAACGGGTTGATCACCTCTGGCTTGCACAAAAAAATCCTGGTCATTGGGGCGGAAACCTTCTCCAAGATCCTCGATTACACCGATCGCTCGACGTGTATCTTGTTCGGAGACGGTGGCGGGGCAGTGCTGGTCGAATACGACGCAGACAACCCGAGCTTTATCGAATCGCATATGGGAACAAACGGCGCCTTGGCGAACAACCTGTATTGTACAGACTTAGCCGGCGAAATGTTCGGCGACGAGCTAGAAGCCCGCAATGTCGTTTGGCAAAACGGCCGCGAAGTGTATAAATGGGCGGTCAATACGGTACCTAAAGGCGTCAACACGTTAATGGAGAAAGCGGGCGTAACGCCTGAAGAAGTGGATTGGTTCGTGCCGCATAGCGCCAATTTGCGAATCATTGAATCGATTTGCACGAGAAGCGGTCTCGCACTTGAAAAAACCATTTATTCTCTTGAATATTACGGCAACACTTCTGCCGGCTCGATTCCTTTGTCGCTAGCAGAAGGGGTGAAAGACGGCCGCATCAAAGCGGGCGACCAATTGCTGTTGTATGGATTTGGCGGCGGCTTGACCCATGCGGGTATGCTAGTGAAATGGTCGATTTAA
- a CDS encoding cation diffusion facilitator family transporter, whose translation MEQERFDNLKLGERGAMLSIATYIVLSIIKLWIGYLAGSEALQADGLNNVTDIVASTAVLIGLKLSQKPADGNHPYGHWRAETVASLVASFIIVAVGLQVVYSAVISLFQGTSETPGLLSAWTAGFSALVMYLVYRYNKKLAEQINSKAVAAAAKDNLSDAWVSIAAVVGIIGAQFYLPWLDPIAALLVGLLIIKTGWGIFWDATHELTDGFDEELIKSFKETALATQGVEEVREIRARNYGNRAVVDVTVLVPGDLGIAVAHDISTKVEVKLMKRYDISAVHVHVEPH comes from the coding sequence ATGGAACAGGAACGCTTTGACAATCTCAAATTAGGCGAGCGGGGCGCGATGCTCAGTATTGCTACATACATTGTTTTATCCATTATTAAACTATGGATCGGTTATCTAGCCGGATCGGAAGCATTACAGGCAGATGGATTGAATAATGTCACGGATATCGTGGCATCTACTGCTGTCTTGATCGGCTTGAAACTATCGCAAAAGCCGGCAGATGGCAACCACCCCTATGGGCACTGGCGGGCAGAGACCGTTGCTTCTTTGGTGGCCTCATTTATCATCGTGGCAGTTGGCCTGCAAGTCGTCTATTCGGCAGTCATCTCACTTTTCCAAGGAACCAGTGAAACGCCAGGCTTGCTTTCCGCTTGGACTGCCGGTTTTTCCGCTCTTGTTATGTATTTAGTATATCGATATAACAAAAAGTTGGCTGAACAAATCAATAGCAAAGCCGTCGCAGCAGCGGCCAAAGACAATTTATCCGATGCCTGGGTCAGCATCGCAGCAGTCGTCGGGATTATCGGCGCGCAGTTTTATCTACCGTGGCTAGATCCCATCGCGGCGCTTCTTGTTGGCTTATTGATCATCAAAACCGGCTGGGGCATCTTTTGGGATGCGACTCACGAACTGACGGATGGTTTTGATGAAGAACTCATCAAATCGTTCAAAGAAACCGCGCTCGCTACACAAGGCGTTGAAGAAGTTCGCGAAATTCGCGCAAGAAATTATGGCAATCGCGCCGTCGTCGATGTGACCGTCCTCGTACCTGGTGATTTAGGCATCGCCGTCGCTCACGATATCTCAACCAAAGTGGAAGTCAAACTCATGAAACGTTATGATATTTCGGCTGTGCATGTCCATGTGGAGCCACATTGA
- a CDS encoding helix-turn-helix transcriptional regulator, with translation MDNRLKELREAHGYSQDQLAKQLGVSRQTIISIEKGRYNPSLPLALQMGRLFDTHVENIFFL, from the coding sequence GTGGATAATAGATTAAAGGAATTGCGGGAAGCACACGGGTATTCCCAAGACCAGCTCGCCAAACAATTAGGCGTATCCAGACAGACCATCATTTCGATCGAAAAAGGGCGCTATAACCCGTCCCTCCCCCTCGCCTTGCAGATGGGCCGACTTTTCGACACCCACGTGGAGAACATCTTCTTTTTATAA
- a CDS encoding protein phosphatase 2C domain-containing protein: MKNRKEETRFSWVGSENAFVDRLDIQQIGPVTIGRFGGNSAAGQTKNEDGCMVWANKAHDWEFTVLLDAHQTAESAELVLAEISRLESAIMEALNLPLKEAFSQLSEVLLATFNSEHFKAACKEVQGETAVLCTVRKGKFLWWLSIGDCLLYLFHPELEALNETQQNHRSFYEWIGKVNTFELPVPCYSTGTKELRKGTNRILLTTDGLVECPNTDFSDPLEVAKRFNPGSSKQGVEALLSEIKDKNVRDSTTILSWTIEVESESTRPGNEPR; the protein is encoded by the coding sequence ATGAAAAATCGAAAAGAGGAAACGCGGTTCAGCTGGGTGGGTAGCGAGAACGCATTTGTCGATCGGCTCGATATTCAGCAAATCGGCCCTGTCACAATCGGCCGGTTTGGCGGCAACTCAGCGGCGGGTCAAACGAAAAACGAAGACGGCTGCATGGTGTGGGCGAATAAAGCACATGACTGGGAATTCACGGTGTTATTGGATGCGCATCAAACAGCGGAAAGCGCGGAACTCGTTCTAGCGGAGATAAGTCGTTTGGAATCTGCAATTATGGAGGCATTGAACTTGCCGCTCAAAGAGGCTTTTAGCCAGTTATCGGAAGTCTTGTTGGCGACTTTTAACAGCGAACACTTTAAAGCGGCATGCAAAGAAGTCCAAGGCGAAACCGCCGTCTTGTGCACAGTGCGTAAAGGCAAATTCCTTTGGTGGCTATCGATTGGCGATTGCTTGTTGTATCTGTTTCACCCTGAGCTGGAAGCACTCAATGAGACGCAGCAAAACCACCGCAGCTTTTACGAGTGGATTGGCAAAGTAAACACTTTCGAATTGCCGGTGCCTTGCTATAGCACAGGCACAAAGGAATTGCGAAAAGGCACCAACCGCATCTTGCTGACGACGGACGGACTTGTCGAATGTCCGAACACCGACTTTTCCGATCCGCTGGAAGTGGCCAAACGTTTTAATCCGGGGTCCAGCAAACAAGGTGTTGAAGCGCTGCTGAGCGAAATCAAAGACAAGAATGTTCGCGACAGTACGACCATTTTGTCTTGGACGATCGAGGTCGAAAGCGAATCCACGCGCCCCGGCAACGAGCCGCGGTAG
- a CDS encoding ABC transporter permease, with protein sequence MSVQIDQDHTEYQEVHPLNAVAGGKRPDPPSAMASTMAFAHRALLRIKHVPEQMFDVTVFPIIFLLMFTYLFGGAIAGSTGEYLQFLLPGILVMTVSQITMYTGIDLNNDIRKGIFDRFRTLPIWLPSALIGALLVDVIRYSLASAIMIGLGLILGFRPEGGALGVVGAVLVILLFSFSFSWIWTAAGIIMRSEKSLMMVSFLVVFPLTFVSNVFVDPSTLPSWLQGFVNINPISILATAVRGLMHGNGTWEQVGWVVVVSAIFVVIFAPLTMYLYRRKE encoded by the coding sequence ATGAGCGTGCAGATCGACCAAGACCATACGGAGTATCAAGAAGTACACCCATTAAATGCCGTTGCGGGCGGCAAACGGCCGGATCCGCCGAGCGCGATGGCGTCGACGATGGCCTTTGCCCATCGCGCACTGCTCAGGATCAAGCACGTGCCAGAGCAGATGTTTGACGTCACGGTGTTTCCGATTATCTTTTTATTGATGTTCACCTATCTATTCGGCGGCGCAATCGCCGGGTCTACCGGTGAATATTTGCAGTTTCTCTTGCCGGGTATTTTGGTCATGACGGTCTCGCAAATTACGATGTACACCGGCATCGACTTGAACAACGATATCCGCAAAGGCATCTTCGACCGCTTTCGCACCTTGCCGATTTGGCTGCCTTCCGCTTTGATTGGGGCTTTGCTTGTCGATGTTATTCGCTACTCGCTGGCATCAGCGATTATGATTGGCCTTGGGCTGATCCTCGGATTTCGCCCAGAAGGCGGCGCGCTCGGTGTCGTGGGCGCGGTGCTGGTCATTTTATTGTTTTCGTTTAGCTTCTCCTGGATTTGGACGGCCGCGGGAATCATCATGCGTTCGGAAAAATCTTTGATGATGGTCAGCTTTTTGGTGGTGTTTCCACTGACTTTTGTCAGCAACGTTTTCGTCGATCCGTCGACTTTGCCGTCTTGGCTGCAAGGCTTCGTCAACATCAATCCGATCTCCATTCTCGCTACAGCCGTTCGCGGGTTAATGCACGGCAATGGCACGTGGGAACAGGTCGGTTGGGTCGTTGTCGTATCCGCGATTTTTGTGGTAATTTTCGCGCCGCTGACCATGTATCTATACCGGAGAAAAGAGTAA
- a CDS encoding permease has product MGGFLLLAAFMANSAPLPATYVILSMAVMTFCLSYLYPQFAQKDERMQLIRQKGMFFTFFAFLFYSFTLNSLLEFNIINLTASDAITILTALMISTLFTSWVFLARRY; this is encoded by the coding sequence ATGGGCGGATTTTTGCTCCTCGCCGCATTCATGGCCAATAGCGCTCCGCTACCTGCAACCTATGTCATCCTTTCCATGGCTGTCATGACTTTTTGTTTAAGTTATTTGTATCCACAATTTGCCCAAAAAGATGAACGGATGCAGCTAATCCGCCAGAAAGGCATGTTCTTTACTTTTTTTGCTTTTTTATTTTATTCTTTCACCCTCAATTCATTGCTTGAATTTAATATCATCAATTTAACCGCCAGTGACGCGATCACTATTTTAACCGCATTGATGATCAGCACTTTGTTTACGTCTTGGGTTTTTCTGGCGAGGCGTTATTGA
- a CDS encoding aminoglycoside adenylyltransferase domain-containing protein, producing MVNIIEQQPVGVYLHGSLAMGGFNPKRSDIDLILVTNLPLSNQQKRELVRFLLERSSQPFPLEISSLTLSQIENWSYPTPYDFHFSEFWRARYEAELQSGTALYLNNEEKTDVDLAAHFMITHHRGIVLSGRPIHEIFPSVPHEDYLASILEDYKECLVKIHDKPVYCLLNLIRVYWYLKEGKICSKKEAGVWGVKNLPKKFTVLIKRVVEAYDSENIDCTFIKRDLNEARDYIRLQVECINADLINEIFE from the coding sequence ATGGTCAACATTATAGAGCAACAACCTGTAGGCGTTTACCTTCATGGTTCTCTGGCAATGGGTGGATTCAATCCCAAAAGAAGTGACATAGATCTGATTCTGGTGACCAATCTGCCTTTATCTAATCAGCAGAAGCGGGAATTGGTTCGTTTTTTGTTGGAGCGATCCAGCCAACCGTTTCCACTCGAAATCAGCTCACTTACCCTTTCGCAAATTGAGAACTGGAGTTACCCGACACCCTACGATTTTCATTTCAGTGAGTTTTGGCGTGCGCGCTACGAGGCTGAATTACAGAGTGGGACAGCTTTATATTTAAACAATGAAGAAAAGACCGATGTCGATTTGGCTGCACATTTCATGATCACGCACCATCGCGGAATCGTTCTCTCGGGCCGGCCGATTCATGAAATTTTTCCGAGTGTACCCCACGAAGATTATTTGGCCTCTATCCTAGAGGATTATAAAGAATGCTTGGTGAAAATTCATGACAAGCCCGTATATTGCTTGTTGAATTTGATTCGCGTGTACTGGTATTTGAAAGAAGGCAAAATCTGTTCGAAGAAAGAGGCTGGCGTTTGGGGGGTTAAAAACTTGCCGAAGAAGTTCACGGTCCTGATTAAACGAGTTGTAGAGGCTTACGATTCAGAAAATATAGACTGTACTTTTATAAAAAGGGATTTAAATGAAGCGAGGGATTATATAAGACTACAAGTGGAGTGTATCAATGCCGATTTAATTAATGAGATTTTTGAATAG
- a CDS encoding ATP-binding cassette domain-containing protein, whose product METRKWQQANGLAVEATGLVKVYGKERAVDGVDLVIPRGTVYGFLGPNGAGKTTTIRMLSTLIQPDDGSASIFGHDLKTESAAIKSRISLTGQYASIDEDLTGIENLVLISRLMGYTTKEAKQRASELLLAFGLEQAAKRQVKKYSGGMRRRIDIAASIVVTPDLLFLDEPTTGLDPRSRNQVWEIVRALVGTGTTVLLTTQNLEEADQLADRIAVINHGKIIAEGTSSELKASVGTGTLTVQLLNAADQPKAAAILEQQLGVPIHISTDGVTLSAQAKDSSIVAQALGELGKEKIGISDFALGRPSLDEVFLTLTGQSASDQPTEEEHS is encoded by the coding sequence ATGGAAACAAGAAAATGGCAGCAGGCGAACGGCTTAGCTGTAGAAGCGACGGGACTGGTGAAAGTGTACGGCAAAGAACGGGCGGTAGATGGAGTGGATTTGGTGATTCCAAGAGGAACGGTGTACGGCTTTCTGGGGCCAAACGGAGCGGGGAAAACAACGACGATCCGCATGCTGTCGACCTTGATCCAGCCGGACGATGGAAGTGCCTCTATTTTTGGCCATGATCTAAAGACAGAGAGTGCTGCGATCAAAAGCCGTATTAGTTTGACCGGCCAGTATGCCTCGATCGACGAAGATCTGACCGGTATTGAGAATTTGGTGCTGATATCTAGGCTCATGGGCTATACGACTAAAGAAGCAAAGCAACGGGCATCGGAATTGTTATTGGCATTCGGTTTGGAACAAGCAGCAAAACGCCAAGTGAAAAAGTATTCAGGCGGCATGAGACGACGCATTGATATCGCCGCAAGCATCGTCGTGACGCCGGACTTGCTGTTTCTTGATGAACCGACAACAGGGCTGGATCCGAGGAGCCGCAACCAGGTATGGGAGATTGTACGCGCGCTCGTTGGGACAGGAACGACGGTACTGTTAACGACTCAGAATTTGGAGGAAGCAGACCAGTTGGCGGACCGGATTGCGGTCATCAACCATGGAAAAATCATCGCAGAAGGCACGAGCAGCGAGTTAAAAGCATCGGTCGGGACGGGCACATTGACGGTGCAATTACTGAATGCGGCTGACCAGCCCAAAGCAGCGGCTATTCTTGAACAACAGCTCGGCGTTCCGATTCACATCTCGACAGACGGCGTGACGCTGAGTGCACAGGCAAAAGATTCATCCATTGTCGCTCAAGCACTCGGAGAACTGGGCAAAGAAAAAATAGGCATCAGCGATTTTGCGCTCGGACGGCCAAGCTTGGATGAAGTATTTTTGACATTGACCGGACAATCCGCCAGCGATCAACCGACTGAGGAGGAACACTCATGA